In Gemmatimonadaceae bacterium, the following proteins share a genomic window:
- a CDS encoding RNA polymerase sigma-70 factor yields the protein MTSVPNPSETRSDVFASTRPLLFAIAYRMLGSVTDAEDLVQDAYLRWLEAPERDVRAPRAYLATIVTRLAINHMQSARTRRETYVGPWLPEPLMTEHAPDASEPLELAESLSMAFLMMLERLSPTERAVLLLHDVFEFDYSEIARIVDKSEVNCRQLLTRAKKHIGEPRVRFDVDPAQGDRLLHRFIEATRAGDIDGLVGVLAEDITLWGDGGGKVTGAALRPVHGAGSVAKFVVQRARSGASPENTLRPTRINGQPGFVIYRDGQPLAALVLDVRDERIHNIYAIANPDKLHALALPA from the coding sequence ATGACGTCTGTGCCGAACCCCAGCGAAACTCGCTCGGATGTCTTCGCGTCGACGCGACCGCTGCTCTTCGCGATCGCGTATCGCATGCTCGGCAGCGTCACCGACGCCGAGGACCTGGTGCAAGACGCGTATCTCCGATGGCTCGAGGCGCCGGAGAGGGATGTGCGGGCGCCGCGCGCGTATCTCGCGACGATCGTCACTCGGCTCGCCATCAATCACATGCAGTCGGCGCGTACCAGACGCGAAACCTACGTGGGGCCGTGGCTCCCGGAGCCGCTCATGACCGAACACGCGCCCGATGCCTCCGAGCCCCTCGAGCTGGCGGAGTCGTTGTCGATGGCGTTTTTGATGATGCTCGAGCGACTGTCGCCGACCGAACGTGCCGTGCTGCTCCTGCACGACGTGTTCGAGTTCGACTATTCCGAGATCGCGCGCATCGTCGACAAGTCCGAGGTGAACTGCCGCCAACTGCTGACGCGCGCGAAAAAGCACATCGGCGAACCGCGCGTGCGCTTCGACGTCGACCCGGCACAGGGCGACCGATTGCTCCACCGATTCATCGAGGCAACGCGTGCCGGCGACATCGACGGGTTGGTCGGCGTGCTCGCGGAGGACATCACGCTCTGGGGCGATGGCGGCGGCAAAGTCACGGGCGCGGCGTTGCGCCCGGTTCACGGCGCGGGATCGGTGGCGAAATTCGTGGTTCAGCGGGCCCGAAGCGGTGCGTCGCCCGAAAACACGCTGCGTCCGACGCGGATCAACGGGCAACCGGGCTTCGTCATTTACCGCGATGGACAACCGCTCGCGGCGCTCGTTCTCGATGTCCGCGACGAGCGGATCCACAACATCTACGCGATCGCGAATCCCGACAAGCTCCACGCTCTCGCCTTGCCGGCGTAG
- a CDS encoding M14 family zinc carboxypeptidase produces MRLSSSLARRGVTAGALGLFVAATLAFAAPSLRAQASVNETRDPNQRQDPEFVSFYKMWTHHGSPLVDHLPLVSGVPTPKQFLGYYVGAPAKLTYYDKIIAYYRALAKATPRVRVETIGKSDEGRELVVVWVSSEENIKNLPHNRANMAKLADPRGLTDAQVRDLIATTKPHYHFLGCLHSGETGPCEMLMELVYRLATETSPLITQIRNNVVVSVSPAAEPDGRDRNVDWFYHGLDMKAQFGAADSIAAADSTRNGAARTDSAHAAGAAPAVPPGAVGGGRGGRGGRGGGGRGGAGAAAPTDSAGGGRGGPPAGGGGGGGRGGSLEGGLPYWGKYVFHDNNRDINLSQLEMRAITDWYFTAHPPIIHDLHEAQPLLYTFSGGPPQNPNLDPILFTELPFFANYELEQMTKYGMPGVYTYAFMDGWSPGYLGAVAYNHNGMMKMYETQSGRDIPADSMADSIMYATPRGRGGPGGFGGGRATIPTGKGGTQDREWYRGLALPPNGVGTFTRRDNTNYMETGVLSALQLTSMFPQMVLQNFYLKTKHSIDDGASKAPYAFVVPAARDMTKPAEMINVFRAQGVEVGSLTKVTVAGKDTFPAGSYVIKLNQPYGRLAKNLLERQVFPDPALTTYDDSGWSMGWAFGVAVKQVDDKSILDAAVTPVKVAVVKGTVAGNGNAGLAVAHLGSNNMITFRFALKSVAMKVADAAFTAEGVKFPAGSFIVTGSAADLAAARREVDSLGLTAAALSSLPTVASHDAPPPRIAIYSQWSGTQELGWYRFTFDEFHIPYDLIFKERVAQGNLKKDYDVILMAAQNVNRSAVFAQKAKHPQPYLKSDKYTFLGMYGSTPDMSGGFGQAGVDAINAFLDAGGTLITAVQSVRYPIEFGLARSIDTESPSGVVAQKPLVTAKIVRTDSPVFYGYPDTIPIKFGQGSQVFRVGIADSANVLAEYAGGDASVLSGLMTGADNLRNRAFAIDIPKAHDGHGRVLMFANNPIYRWQNHGEFNMIFNAIVNWDVPTPTKTAAPVTSVTPSGR; encoded by the coding sequence ATGCGCCTTTCCTCTTCCCTCGCCCGTCGCGGTGTCACCGCGGGCGCCTTGGGTCTCTTCGTCGCGGCCACGCTGGCGTTTGCCGCTCCATCTCTCCGCGCCCAAGCGTCCGTCAACGAGACGCGCGATCCGAACCAGCGACAGGATCCCGAGTTCGTCTCCTTCTATAAGATGTGGACGCACCACGGGAGCCCGCTCGTCGATCACCTCCCACTTGTCTCGGGCGTCCCCACGCCCAAACAGTTCCTCGGCTATTACGTCGGCGCGCCGGCGAAGCTCACGTACTACGACAAGATCATCGCCTACTACCGGGCCCTGGCTAAGGCGACGCCGCGCGTCAGAGTCGAGACGATCGGCAAGTCGGACGAAGGCCGCGAACTGGTGGTGGTGTGGGTGTCGTCGGAAGAGAACATCAAGAATCTCCCGCACAATCGCGCGAACATGGCGAAACTCGCCGACCCGCGCGGTCTGACCGACGCGCAGGTGCGCGACCTCATCGCCACGACCAAGCCCCACTACCATTTCCTCGGATGCCTGCACTCGGGCGAGACGGGTCCGTGCGAGATGCTGATGGAGCTCGTCTATCGGCTCGCGACGGAAACGTCGCCGCTGATCACGCAGATCCGAAACAACGTGGTCGTCTCGGTGTCGCCGGCCGCGGAGCCGGATGGACGTGATCGCAACGTCGATTGGTTTTATCACGGGCTCGACATGAAAGCGCAGTTCGGCGCGGCGGATTCGATCGCCGCGGCGGACAGCACGCGCAACGGCGCGGCCCGAACCGACAGCGCTCATGCGGCCGGCGCCGCACCAGCGGTTCCTCCCGGGGCGGTTGGCGGTGGCCGCGGTGGTCGCGGCGGACGTGGCGGCGGTGGACGCGGCGGCGCTGGAGCAGCCGCGCCGACTGACTCCGCGGGCGGCGGTCGCGGTGGCCCGCCTGCAGGTGGCGGCGGCGGCGGGGGACGCGGTGGCAGCCTCGAGGGCGGACTTCCGTACTGGGGGAAGTACGTCTTTCACGACAACAATCGCGACATCAACCTCTCGCAGTTGGAGATGCGCGCGATCACCGATTGGTACTTCACCGCGCATCCCCCGATCATCCACGATCTACACGAGGCGCAGCCGCTGCTCTACACGTTCAGCGGCGGTCCGCCGCAGAACCCAAATCTCGATCCGATCCTCTTCACCGAGCTGCCGTTCTTCGCGAACTACGAGCTCGAGCAGATGACGAAGTACGGCATGCCGGGCGTGTACACGTACGCGTTCATGGACGGGTGGTCGCCGGGCTACCTCGGCGCGGTCGCGTACAATCACAACGGCATGATGAAGATGTACGAGACCCAGTCGGGTCGAGACATCCCGGCCGACTCGATGGCCGACAGCATCATGTACGCGACACCCCGCGGCCGCGGTGGACCGGGCGGCTTCGGCGGCGGCCGGGCGACGATTCCGACCGGCAAAGGCGGAACGCAGGATCGCGAGTGGTATCGCGGACTGGCGCTCCCACCGAACGGCGTCGGCACGTTCACGCGCCGCGACAACACCAACTACATGGAAACCGGCGTGCTCTCGGCGCTTCAGCTCACGTCGATGTTTCCGCAGATGGTGTTGCAGAACTTCTATCTCAAGACGAAACACTCGATCGACGACGGCGCGAGCAAGGCGCCCTATGCGTTCGTCGTACCCGCGGCGCGGGACATGACCAAGCCCGCCGAGATGATCAACGTCTTCCGTGCGCAGGGCGTCGAAGTCGGCTCGCTCACCAAGGTGACCGTGGCCGGAAAAGACACGTTTCCGGCGGGCTCGTACGTGATCAAGCTGAACCAACCGTACGGTCGTCTGGCGAAGAATCTACTCGAGCGACAGGTCTTCCCCGACCCCGCGCTCACGACGTACGACGACAGCGGGTGGTCGATGGGTTGGGCATTCGGCGTCGCGGTGAAACAGGTGGACGACAAGTCGATTCTCGACGCGGCCGTGACGCCGGTGAAAGTGGCCGTCGTGAAAGGCACAGTGGCCGGCAACGGCAACGCGGGGCTTGCCGTGGCGCACCTCGGCTCCAACAACATGATCACCTTCCGCTTCGCGCTGAAGAGCGTCGCGATGAAGGTGGCCGACGCGGCGTTCACCGCCGAGGGCGTGAAGTTCCCGGCTGGTTCATTCATCGTGACCGGCTCGGCGGCAGATCTCGCCGCGGCCAGGCGCGAGGTGGATTCGCTCGGACTGACGGCGGCCGCGCTCTCATCGCTGCCGACGGTGGCGTCGCACGACGCGCCCCCGCCGCGCATCGCGATTTACTCGCAGTGGTCCGGCACGCAGGAGCTGGGCTGGTATCGGTTCACGTTCGACGAGTTCCACATCCCGTACGACCTGATCTTCAAGGAGCGCGTCGCACAAGGAAATCTCAAGAAGGATTACGACGTCATCCTGATGGCGGCGCAGAACGTGAATCGCTCGGCGGTGTTCGCGCAGAAGGCGAAACACCCGCAGCCGTACCTGAAGAGCGACAAGTACACGTTCCTCGGCATGTACGGTTCGACGCCGGATATGAGCGGCGGATTCGGCCAGGCCGGCGTCGACGCGATCAATGCGTTCCTCGACGCCGGAGGAACGTTGATCACCGCCGTGCAGTCCGTGCGCTACCCGATCGAGTTCGGCCTCGCGCGGTCGATAGACACCGAGAGTCCCAGTGGCGTGGTGGCGCAGAAGCCGCTCGTGACGGCGAAGATCGTTCGCACGGACAGCCCGGTCTTCTACGGGTATCCGGACACGATCCCGATCAAGTTCGGCCAGGGTTCGCAGGTCTTCCGCGTCGGGATCGCCGACTCGGCGAACGTGCTCGCTGAATACGCCGGCGGCGACGCGTCGGTGTTGAGCGGGCTCATGACTGGCGCCGACAACCTCCGCAATCGCGCGTTCGCCATCGACATTCCCAAAGCGCACGACGGACACGGACGCGTGCTGATGTTCGCGAACAATCCGATCTACCGTTGGCAGAATCATGGGGAGTTCAACATGATCTTCAACGCGATCGTGAACTGGGATGTTCCGACGCCGACGAAGACGGCCGCGCCGGTGACAAGCGTCACCCCGAGCGGGAGATAG
- a CDS encoding ABC transporter permease, protein MSWWRRIVSELRRIVGGMTAEREDGAMREEMQFHIDMHAAKLRDQGVGIEESRRRAAVAFGGAQWIDAARDEYRSRPLDELARDVRFVFRSLDNAPAFTATALLTLSIGIGAAAAIFTVVNDVVLRALPYGRPQQLASISHDMKKLSFNNAGITPNMYLTYRQQARSLRGIALYRTTSVNASDADGAGNPERVTSAFVSGNFMTMFEVPAAKGRALSEADDVPKAPNVIVISDGLWRARFGADPNVVGKKLLIAGALREIVGVMPASFRVPAANTQVWFPLQLDTTAAWLGGFNSRAYARLAPGATVDAVQRELAAALPRTIERYPLIAPGVTTKLLIEQGNPAPTVTPLRDDLVAGVAPTLWLLAAAAGLVLLVMCANVANLMLVRAEARQREIAVRAAMGASHARLVSHFLTESLVLAVIASVIGFVGATAAVRLLVGASPIEIPRLAEVHVDLATVGFIIVTSVLVAAACAIAPAVRSLRSGVFVGLRDSGRGSTSGSARARARSILVGVQMALALVALVASGLLLRSFERLRAVKPGFDANGIATLWVAAPATRYPKDSDVVRFQTELATRVSALPGVTEAGITTDLPLASSGHNGDPLYVEGTADHSKAIPPLQIYSAADAGYFRALRIPLVKGRLFGPPPTQRWDEAVVSTETAKQMFGDSTGATVLGKRFQILPSGPLYTVVGVVGSARDTSLALPPTRTVYMPPVVSQDSIETPTGRTVALVARTAGDVDATTRAMRRVVHDLDPTLPTFDARPLAEIVRASTARLAFVMVMLGVAAGVTLLLGVVGLYGVIAFVVSLRTRELGLRIALGATPWGVAAMVARRGLELAALGAIAGTIVSALVARFLRAFLFEVTPLDPAILAAAIVVLTACALAASWIPARRAARLDPSSALRAE, encoded by the coding sequence ATGAGCTGGTGGCGGAGGATCGTGTCCGAGCTCCGCCGCATTGTCGGCGGGATGACGGCTGAGCGTGAAGATGGGGCGATGCGTGAAGAGATGCAGTTTCACATCGACATGCACGCCGCCAAGCTGCGGGACCAGGGCGTCGGCATTGAGGAATCGCGCCGGCGGGCGGCGGTCGCGTTCGGCGGGGCTCAGTGGATCGACGCCGCGCGCGACGAATATCGTAGCCGCCCGCTCGACGAGCTCGCGCGCGACGTCCGGTTCGTGTTTCGCTCGCTCGACAACGCGCCGGCGTTTACGGCCACCGCGCTCCTCACCCTCTCGATAGGCATCGGCGCAGCGGCGGCGATTTTTACCGTCGTAAACGACGTCGTGCTGCGCGCGCTTCCGTACGGCCGGCCGCAGCAGCTCGCGTCGATCTCGCACGACATGAAGAAGCTGTCGTTCAACAACGCCGGCATCACGCCGAACATGTATTTGACGTATCGGCAACAAGCCCGGTCATTGCGCGGCATCGCGCTCTACCGCACCACGTCGGTCAACGCGAGCGACGCCGACGGCGCCGGCAACCCGGAGCGGGTCACGTCGGCGTTCGTGAGTGGCAACTTCATGACGATGTTCGAGGTGCCGGCGGCCAAAGGCCGAGCGCTGTCGGAGGCGGACGACGTGCCGAAGGCGCCGAACGTGATCGTGATCAGCGACGGACTGTGGCGCGCACGGTTCGGCGCGGACCCGAACGTCGTCGGCAAGAAGCTTCTCATCGCCGGCGCGTTGCGCGAGATCGTCGGCGTGATGCCGGCGTCCTTCCGCGTGCCGGCGGCGAACACACAAGTCTGGTTTCCATTGCAGCTCGACACGACCGCCGCGTGGCTCGGCGGCTTCAACTCGCGGGCGTATGCGCGTCTCGCGCCTGGGGCGACCGTCGATGCCGTCCAGCGCGAGCTGGCCGCGGCGCTGCCGCGCACGATCGAACGCTATCCGCTCATCGCGCCGGGCGTGACGACCAAGCTCTTGATCGAGCAGGGCAATCCGGCGCCGACGGTCACGCCGTTGCGCGACGATCTGGTCGCCGGTGTTGCGCCGACGCTGTGGCTCCTCGCCGCGGCCGCCGGCCTTGTTCTGCTCGTCATGTGCGCGAATGTCGCCAATCTCATGCTCGTGCGCGCGGAAGCCCGGCAACGCGAGATCGCTGTTCGCGCCGCCATGGGCGCGTCTCACGCGCGCCTCGTGTCGCACTTCCTCACCGAATCGCTCGTCCTCGCGGTCATCGCTTCGGTAATCGGTTTCGTCGGGGCGACCGCCGCGGTCCGGCTCCTCGTCGGAGCGAGCCCGATAGAGATCCCGCGGCTGGCCGAGGTCCACGTCGATCTGGCGACCGTTGGGTTCATCATCGTGACGAGCGTGTTGGTCGCCGCCGCCTGCGCGATCGCGCCCGCCGTTCGCTCGTTGCGAAGCGGCGTCTTTGTGGGGCTGCGCGATTCCGGCCGCGGGTCGACGTCGGGCAGCGCCCGCGCCCGCGCGCGATCGATCCTCGTCGGCGTGCAGATGGCGCTGGCGCTCGTCGCCCTCGTCGCATCGGGCCTCCTGTTGCGCAGCTTCGAGCGATTGCGAGCAGTGAAGCCCGGGTTCGACGCCAATGGAATCGCCACGCTGTGGGTGGCGGCGCCGGCGACGCGGTATCCGAAGGATTCGGACGTCGTACGTTTTCAAACCGAGCTCGCGACGCGCGTCAGCGCGCTGCCGGGGGTGACCGAAGCGGGCATCACCACCGACCTTCCACTCGCGTCGTCGGGCCATAACGGCGATCCGCTTTACGTGGAGGGCACGGCCGATCACTCGAAAGCGATTCCGCCACTCCAGATCTATTCGGCCGCGGATGCGGGATACTTCCGTGCCCTGCGCATTCCGCTCGTGAAGGGACGGCTCTTCGGTCCGCCGCCCACACAGCGATGGGACGAAGCCGTGGTCAGCACCGAAACGGCAAAACAGATGTTCGGGGACTCGACTGGCGCCACCGTTCTGGGCAAACGCTTCCAGATCCTACCGAGCGGGCCGCTGTACACGGTCGTCGGTGTGGTCGGCAGCGCGCGCGACACGTCGCTCGCCCTTCCGCCGACGCGAACTGTCTACATGCCACCCGTGGTGAGCCAGGATTCGATCGAGACTCCGACGGGGCGCACCGTCGCGCTCGTCGCGCGCACCGCCGGCGATGTGGACGCGACGACTCGCGCGATGCGGCGCGTCGTTCACGATCTGGATCCGACGCTGCCGACGTTCGACGCGCGCCCGCTTGCCGAAATCGTGCGCGCCTCCACGGCTCGTCTCGCGTTCGTTATGGTCATGCTCGGCGTTGCCGCGGGCGTGACGCTGCTGCTCGGCGTGGTCGGGCTGTATGGCGTGATCGCGTTCGTCGTTTCGCTCCGGACGCGCGAGCTTGGCCTCCGCATCGCCCTCGGCGCGACCCCGTGGGGAGTCGCCGCGATGGTGGCGCGACGCGGACTCGAACTGGCCGCGCTCGGTGCGATCGCGGGGACGATCGTCTCGGCCCTCGTCGCGCGATTCCTGAGAGCATTTCTGTTCGAGGTCACTCCGCTCGATCCCGCGATTTTGGCCGCGGCGATCGTCGTGTTGACGGCGTGCGCGCTTGCGGCGAGTTGGATCCCGGCTCGTCGCGCCGCGCGACTCGATCCGTCGAGCGCGCTCAGGGCCGAGTAG
- a CDS encoding ABC transporter permease yields MRFGDVLTTAITQIRANKLRSFFTLLGVIVSVAFLVAVVAVIQGMNAYVKESIADALIGSNTFQIRRLPINLGLIEDAEWLRMQRRPKLGTADVDFVRAALPNATAISVQSGFPTPRSDVVSGDKTLGSIQVYGVTPEYQTIQDYKFRYGDPLTDVDTRERRYVGVVGADITDKLFDGRNPVGRSIHVHGIPILIVGTIAAKGKVLGQSFDGFVMLPITTFESMYGRRQSTTISVKMAEAQDVAPAMQQAEEAMRVAHRLRPGEADNFSIETADALVNFWKQLTQVLFTVIPAMVAIGIVVGGIVIMNIMLMSVRERTHEIGLRKSVGARRADILRQFLAESIMLAAIGGAIGATGGWGFAALIAAVSPLPARVTTWSIVVALGLGAGVGVIFGVYPASRAARLDPVAAMRAD; encoded by the coding sequence ATGCGCTTCGGCGACGTCCTGACGACTGCGATCACCCAGATCCGCGCCAACAAGCTCCGCTCGTTCTTCACCCTCCTGGGCGTCATTGTGAGCGTGGCGTTCCTGGTGGCGGTCGTCGCCGTGATCCAGGGGATGAACGCGTACGTAAAAGAGAGCATCGCCGATGCGCTGATCGGATCGAATACCTTCCAGATTCGCCGGCTGCCCATCAACCTCGGCCTGATCGAGGATGCCGAATGGCTGCGAATGCAGCGGCGGCCGAAGCTCGGCACGGCCGACGTGGACTTCGTGCGCGCGGCACTCCCCAACGCCACGGCGATCTCGGTGCAATCGGGCTTCCCCACGCCGCGTAGCGACGTCGTCTCGGGCGACAAGACGCTCGGCTCCATCCAGGTGTACGGCGTCACTCCCGAGTATCAGACGATCCAGGACTACAAGTTCCGGTACGGCGACCCGCTGACGGACGTGGACACCCGCGAACGGCGATACGTCGGCGTTGTGGGTGCGGACATCACCGACAAGCTGTTCGACGGCCGCAATCCCGTCGGCAGGTCGATCCATGTACATGGCATCCCGATCCTGATCGTCGGCACCATCGCCGCGAAGGGGAAGGTGCTCGGCCAGTCGTTCGACGGATTCGTGATGCTGCCGATCACGACGTTCGAGTCGATGTACGGACGCCGGCAGTCGACGACGATCTCGGTGAAGATGGCCGAAGCGCAGGACGTCGCCCCGGCCATGCAGCAGGCCGAGGAAGCGATGCGCGTCGCGCACCGATTACGCCCGGGTGAGGCGGACAACTTCTCGATCGAGACGGCCGACGCGCTGGTGAATTTCTGGAAGCAGCTGACTCAGGTGCTCTTCACGGTGATCCCGGCGATGGTCGCCATCGGCATCGTCGTCGGCGGGATCGTGATCATGAACATCATGCTGATGTCGGTCCGCGAGCGGACGCACGAGATCGGGCTCAGAAAGTCCGTCGGCGCGCGCCGCGCGGACATTTTGCGCCAGTTCCTCGCCGAGTCGATCATGCTGGCCGCGATAGGCGGCGCGATCGGCGCCACAGGTGGGTGGGGATTCGCGGCGCTCATCGCCGCGGTGTCGCCGCTCCCGGCGCGCGTCACGACTTGGTCGATCGTCGTTGCGCTTGGACTCGGCGCCGGGGTCGGAGTGATTTTCGGCGTCTATCCGGCGTCGCGCGCCGCGCGGCTCGATCCGGTCGCCGCGATGAGGGCCGACTAG
- a CDS encoding PadR family transcriptional regulator: MTVDRDEVAALLPLPPATFHILLALLDEDRHGYAIIQDVEERTGGELRMSAGTLYRSIARMVEQGLISEVAKRRPDDDDARRRYYRLTALGNAVARAEMGRLSDLVRLARQRGLTPGTT; this comes from the coding sequence ATGACGGTCGATCGCGACGAGGTCGCGGCGCTCCTTCCCCTCCCGCCCGCCACCTTTCACATCCTGCTCGCTCTTCTGGACGAGGATCGGCACGGCTATGCGATCATCCAGGATGTCGAAGAGCGCACGGGCGGCGAGCTGCGCATGAGCGCCGGAACGCTCTACCGCTCGATCGCGCGGATGGTCGAGCAGGGACTCATCAGCGAGGTCGCGAAGCGCCGCCCCGACGATGACGACGCGCGGCGGCGTTACTACCGGCTGACGGCCTTGGGCAACGCCGTGGCGCGCGCCGAGATGGGCCGTCTTTCCGACCTCGTGCGTCTGGCCCGTCAACGAGGACTCACGCCGGGGACGACGTGA
- a CDS encoding ABC transporter permease — translation MRPIRSMFRLGDQLRENLWSAVDSLNAAKGRSGLTVLGVVIGVSTVMAMATIVSGIRDQIVQTIEIAGPTTFYVLRVYSETPINPQDLPAWVRNRPELTMEEADMIERLPEIKYAAIWGQINNTVEFSGSHTNVGVIVGADDGYSEIYGGDLTEGRWFTRKEEVAGASLTVLSVDVANKIFGAIQPIDKVVRIGGRPFKVIGIYQAADNIFQPPGQATHAIIPYRAMDHQFFVDKANAVFIPVKPRAGVTVTAAEEAVTIAMRESRRLRPADHDSFDLITQDQILDTFNKITGVFFLVMVSLSSVALLVGGIGVMAVMMISVTDRTREIGIRKAVGATRRDILQQFLIEASALTGTGGLIGVVAGLGLGRVASLAMNVHGTTPIDLTVLALAVSIGIGLVFGVLPARRAAKLDPIESLRYE, via the coding sequence GTGCGGCCGATCAGATCGATGTTCCGGCTCGGCGATCAGCTTCGCGAGAACTTATGGTCCGCGGTCGATTCGCTGAACGCGGCGAAGGGCCGGTCCGGCCTGACGGTGCTCGGCGTCGTGATCGGCGTGTCGACAGTGATGGCGATGGCGACGATCGTCTCGGGAATTCGCGATCAAATCGTGCAGACCATCGAGATCGCCGGCCCCACCACGTTCTACGTGCTGCGAGTGTATTCGGAGACCCCGATCAACCCGCAAGATCTTCCGGCCTGGGTGCGCAATCGTCCGGAGCTCACGATGGAGGAGGCGGACATGATCGAGAGACTGCCCGAGATCAAGTACGCAGCCATCTGGGGGCAGATCAACAACACGGTGGAGTTCAGCGGCTCGCACACGAATGTCGGCGTGATCGTCGGCGCGGACGATGGATATTCCGAGATCTACGGCGGCGACCTGACTGAAGGCCGATGGTTCACGCGCAAGGAGGAAGTCGCCGGTGCGTCGCTCACCGTGCTGAGCGTGGATGTGGCAAACAAGATCTTCGGCGCGATCCAACCGATCGACAAGGTAGTGCGCATCGGCGGCCGTCCGTTCAAGGTGATCGGGATCTATCAGGCGGCGGACAACATCTTCCAGCCGCCGGGGCAGGCGACGCACGCGATAATCCCCTATCGCGCGATGGATCACCAATTTTTCGTCGACAAGGCGAACGCGGTCTTTATTCCAGTGAAACCCCGCGCGGGTGTGACCGTAACGGCGGCCGAGGAAGCGGTGACGATCGCGATGCGGGAGTCGCGGCGATTACGGCCCGCGGATCACGACAGCTTCGACCTCATCACGCAGGACCAGATCCTCGACACGTTCAACAAGATCACGGGAGTCTTTTTCCTGGTGATGGTATCGTTGTCGAGCGTCGCGCTGTTGGTGGGGGGAATCGGTGTGATGGCCGTGATGATGATCAGCGTCACGGATCGGACGCGGGAGATCGGAATCCGGAAGGCGGTTGGCGCGACGCGTCGCGACATTCTTCAACAGTTCTTGATTGAAGCGTCGGCCCTGACCGGAACGGGCGGACTGATCGGCGTCGTGGCCGGGCTGGGGCTCGGACGCGTGGCGAGTCTCGCGATGAACGTGCATGGAACGACGCCGATCGACCTCACGGTCTTGGCGCTGGCGGTCTCCATCGGGATCGGCTTGGTGTTTGGCGTGCTGCCGGCGAGGCGGGCGGCGAAGTTGGATCCGATCGAGTCGTTGAGATACGAGTGA